A single Aspergillus puulaauensis MK2 DNA, chromosome 7, nearly complete sequence DNA region contains:
- the hmt1 gene encoding putative vacuolar ABC heavy metal transporter (Hmt1) (COG:Q;~EggNog:ENOG410PH02;~InterPro:IPR017871,IPR027417,IPR003593,IPR039421, IPR011527,IPR003439,IPR036640;~PFAM:PF00005,PF00664;~TransMembrane:10 (o16-36i84-106o118-137i149-169o195-217i316-335o355-370i436-456o462-481i552-569o);~go_component: GO:0016021 - integral component of membrane [Evidence IEA];~go_function: GO:0005524 - ATP binding [Evidence IEA];~go_function: GO:0016887 - ATPase activity [Evidence IEA];~go_function: GO:0042626 - ATPase-coupled transmembrane transporter activity [Evidence IEA];~go_process: GO:0055085 - transmembrane transport [Evidence IEA]): MSNHTVMRGFLESLRIGYPILLLVVFASAFVASSIITARTANRNLCTPQTGPGGRPLPKRSRSTVAVVKAPQNFSRNAKLCFKLLSFAILVTLVAEAALNVAHVMLARSQQWWCGQAVVIYIVGSFFDYSIILVSLLDTEPSPTFAQFVPWLIAAPIELAILGLSVSIYSRPHHESVVGDPTGGRLRRGVTPWEAAGFVCNSIRLLILLILVMLYACSSLRSSSFGRKTPRMNGANGINAEGATETTGLLSSGTENGHAYGAANGNGVSGDHQKPKPADPWVRPTTQPSTSWWEYLSGYSLFFPYLWPSKSRRLQIVVLICFILIVLQRVVNVLVPYQVGVITRKLSQQGDEFSVPWFDICLYILFRWLQGNQGLIGSLRSSLWIPVSQYSYMELSTAAFEHVHSLSLDFHLGKKTGEVLSALSKGSSINTFLEQVTFQVVPMLVDLCVAIVYFLIALDAYYALVVTIVTFCYLYVTIRMAQWRAEIRRQMVNSSRQEDAVKNDSMVSYETVKYFNAEDYEFGRYRGAVADFQAAEYHVLFSLNLMNTTQNTIFMLGLLIACFMAAYQVSLGQRDVGQFVGLLTYMAQLQGPLNFFGTFYRSIQSALINSERLLELFREQPTVVDRPNARPLPICKGDIKFDNVEFSYDARKPALNGLTFHCEPGTTTALVGESGGGKSTVFRLLFRFYNSERGRILVDGHDVGGTTIDSLRKHIGVVPQDTVLFNETLMYNLKYANPDVSDEDVYEACRAASIHDKIISFPDGYNTKVGERGLRLSGGEKQRVAIARTILKNPRIILLDEATAALDTETEEHIQSALSTLSRGRTMLVIAHRLSTITTADRILVLSEGKVSESGTHDQLLAMKGRYASMWRKQIRAQRAAAEAQVLQNRAQRLRSASTSAAAEDSSSQSDEERNSNRGANVNRQAPTHHP, translated from the exons ATGAGCAACCATACCGTCATGCGGGGGTTTTTGGAATCCCTTCGAATCGGTTACCcgatcctccttcttgttgTGTTTGCGTCGGCCTTCGTGGCCAGCTCGATCATAACTGCCAGAACGGCAAATCGAAATCTCTGTACTCCACAGACGGGCCCGGGAGGCCGTCCGCTCCCCAAGCGGTCGAGAAGCACAGTGGCTGTGGTAAAAGCGCCGCAAAATTTTTCCCGAAACGCGAAACTATGCTTCAAGTTGCTCTCCTTTGCTATCCTCGTTACGCTGGTGGCGGAGGCTGCCTTGAACGTAGCTCATGTGATGCTTGCCAGATCGCAGCAATGGTGGTGCGGCCAAGCCGTAGTG ATCTACATCGTTGGGTCCTTCTTTGACTActccatcatcctcgttTCTCTGCTCGATACCGAACCGTCCCCGACGTTTGCCCAGTTTGTGCCATGGCTGATAGCCGCGCCCATCGAACTGGCGATACTTGGACTTTCGGTCTCAATCTATTCTCGCCCCCATCATGAATCTGTGGTGGGCGATCCAACTGGTGGCAGGTTACGAAGAGGCGTCACGCCTTGGGAGGCCGCGGGATTTGTTTGCAACAGCATCCGTCTCTTGATTTTACTCATTCTGGTCATGCTTTACGCATGCAGTTCCCTGAGGTCATCGTCTTTTGGCCGTAAAACGCCCCGTATGAATGGGGCCAATGGTATCAACGCGGAGGGAGCAACAGAAACTACGGGGCTTCTTAGTTCCGGTACCGAGAATGGCCACGCCTATGGAGCAGCAAATGGGAATGGCGTTAGTGGTGACCACCAGAAGCCCAAACCGGCAGACCCCTGGGTGCGGCCGACGACTCAACCATCCACTAGCTGGTGGGAATACCTCAGCGgatattctttattctttCCATATCTTTGGCCATCCAAGTCTCGCCGTCTGCAGATTGTGGTCCTCATTTGCTTCATCCTGATTGTTCTACAGCGTGTCGTCAACGTTCTCGTCCCTTATCAAGTCGGCGTGATCACCAGGAAGCTATCCCAACAGGGCGACGAATTCAGTGTACCATGGTTCGATATCTGTCTGTACATTTTGTTCAGGTGGCTTCAAGGTAACCAGGGCCTTATCGGGTCTCTACGTTCCAGCTTATGGATTCCTGTGAGCCAATATTCTTATATGGAACTTTCGACCGCTGCTTTCGAACACGTTCATAGCCTGAGTTTGGACTTCCACCTCGGGAAGAAGACTGGCGAGGTTCTTTCGGCTCTTAGTAAAGGCAGTTCGATCAACACCTTCCTAGAGCAAGTTACTTTCCAAGTGGTTCCGATGTTGGTCGATCTATGCGTCGCGATTGTCTACTTCCTTATTGCGCTAGACGCATATTATGCTCTCGTGGTCACAATCGTGACTTTCTGCTATCTTTACGTGACCATTCGTATGGCTCAGTGGAGAGCGGAGATCCGAAGACAGATGGTTAATTCATCTCGACAAGAAGACGCCGTAAA GAACGATTCAATGGTGTCGTACGAAACGGTCAAATACTTTAACGCGGAAGACTATGAATTTGGAAGGTATCGGGGAGCAGTAGCTGACTTCCAGGCGGCCGAATACCACGTTCTCTTCTCGCTCAATCTTATGAACACTACGCAAAACACCATTTTTATGCTTGGGCTGTTGATCGCTTGCTTCATGGCCGCATACCAAGTCTCTCTGGGCCAACGAGATGTAGGTCAGTTTGTTGGGCTTCTTACATATATGGCGCAACTGCAGGGCCCACTCAATTTCTTTGGAACTTTCTATCGTTCAATTCAGTCTGCTTTGATCAACTCGGAGCGATTGCTAGAATTGTTTAGGGAGCAGCCTACGGTTGTCGACAGGCCCAACGCTCGGCCATTGCCGATTTGCAAGGGAGACATCAAATTTGACAACGTCGAATTTTCCTACGACGCTCGTAAACCGGCGTTGAATGGTCTTACATTCCACTGTGAGCCTGGTACCACAACTGCACTGGTTGGTGAGTCTGGTGGTGGGAAGTCGACTGTCTTCCGCCTGCTTTTCCGATTCTACAATTCTGAAAGAGGCCGCATCCTAGTTGATGGACACGATGTGGGAGGCACCACCATTGACTCACTTCGAAAGCACATCGGAGTTGTGCCTCAGGACACTGTTCTCTTCAACGAGACTTTGATGTATAACTTGAAATACGCCAACCCAGATGTCTCAGATGAAGATGTCTATGAGGCATGTCGGGCTGCCAGTATCCATGATAAGATCATCTCATTCCCGGATGGTTACAACACCAAAGTTGGTGAGCGCGGATTACGGCTCAGTGGCGGAGAAAAACAGCGAGTAGCAATTGCTCGGACCATTCTTAAGAACCCTCGGATCATTCTCTTAGATGAGGCCACTGCTGCGCTCGACACCGAGACAGAAGAACACATTCAGAGTGCACTGTCCACTCTTTCTCGCGGCCGTACAATGCTCGTCATTGCACACCGACTGAGCACTATCACAACGGCGGACCGTATTCTGGTCCTCAGCGAAGGAAAGGTTTCAGAAAGCGGAACACATGACCAACTACTTGCAATGAAGGGCCGATATGCAAGCATGTGGCGCAAGCAGATCCGCGCTCAACGAGCAGCGGCAGAGGCTCAGGTGCTGCAAAACCGAGCCCAACGATTACGCAGTGCGTCCACTTCGGCCGCCGCTGAGGACAGCTCTAGCCAGTCCGATGAGGAACGCAACAGTAACCGTGGCGCAAATGTGAACCGGCAAGCACCAACCCACCACCCTTAG
- the RTC1 gene encoding WD repeat protein (COG:U;~EggNog:ENOG410PHM3;~InterPro:IPR036322,IPR015943,IPR019775,IPR001680, IPR037590,IPR017986;~PFAM:PF00400;~go_function: GO:0005515 - protein binding [Evidence IEA];~go_process: GO:0032008 - positive regulation of TOR signaling [Evidence IEA]) — protein sequence MSDLPRLPTRGSTSPAPPPPPPPAPVQQSQSKYSHRAASALARFAQPFFSGSRPPSPHGPGVRTDSPAATARSTRSSSLPGASQTVTHKTGISIAALDISPQRTHAVIGGKEILKTIRVLPDHSSEEFNLRNAIISYSSTHHAAGGLSARHKDQLTVKDVKWSHGLYDQIIATAVANGRIVVYDLHRTGLEYCRFQGHSRQVHRLAFNPHQPAWLLSGSQDAHVRMWDLRSVAADRGVSVCGSRENFNGNSDAVRDIRWSPIDGVMFAAATDSGAIQLWDIRKSNSPVMRITAHDRPCYSVDWHPDGKHIVSGGTDRQVKVWDFSAGAERRQKPTFQFRTPQAVLNVRWRPPSWSSEIDGSGDWQSSQVVTSYDKEDPRVHLWDFRRPHIPFREFDRYDSTATDLLWHSKDLLWTAGDGGVFTQTDIRYAPQVVNRRPTCAVAWSPSGEVIAFAQKRPRRSILGLSTNEFIGQPEEEDTSGETLSQSPPEEAVVDEPLFASIRPRHSKSSSIRTTKSLGSTPPTATDLIPILPLERLLSKDTPSTLCQRGMVVNITGATMDQGTFQYLARQYSPLLPSKLSGIHTNHLQSFLDSLNHNAQCAEEILLFQLAQTWRIVEYAIVQELQAREMEQRQAPEKGTRTVKKKTSLDDPVVEKVRNPEDMRHEKMKTRFFKGVMENEAPKHPVSDIESASNMTTPLAQPLPDSPPDSYDNSSSQFTSLDDARDIQPLPPSVLSSNQGTMASNDWSSMSDIDSRSIRQLQHRESNASESNASENVPMPPDSPPTGRRDSVPIEVEEEQRSAPLAIAGRADWHNRGRPRLTKQVSDVDEFDQKMEDKRAAIRDYKIFPKKPLSFETHAGSATKPAFYRHESTESFPMFSASTASSNPSKSPATSFTSDARLYDAHEGLPRNNTILRTHSDSLITSNSIPEEEFESKESFAESLNGHHHIHLDRPSTPPPLLKESTPLKAPSQEDEDVAIRPATNGDTSTHADSETPNDLPCISIPVLSNQTDNNPWSAEMLLREAIRHFHSSTDVDVQSAAHLLQKLRVLFEDCENVLPHAESEAIFKIYNENLIRQSMYIEAAELRLLCEPSYPSVYEYAQGDTYMNVFCFTCKRPYENPKTDNTRCHRCSTPQEPCTICMSLSPPPEWVAEQSALPLDARFGLGSGLAPNISSPSYYSPKTEPIPSEIGDLDGTPLESYERPRPKGTTLWSWCQGCGHGGHLACISTWLKDIDVSEGGCATPGCMHDCAPGPRREHNRRILLEESKKRDTASRKAGVGFVKRDTWAKGESKAVEKVRGMLSVGASAGSASTATTATTSVAPSATSSNLMSSPKKVRLVTPSEQGKPPKTSSTRTSFG from the exons ATGTCCGACCTCCCCCGATTGCCCACCCGCGGCAGCACATCCCCAGCTccgcctccccctcctccgcctgctcCCGTGCAACAGAGCCAGAGCAAGTACTCGCACCGCGCCGCCAGTGCCCTTGCAAGATTCGCTCAGCCTTTTTTCTCAGGGTCTCGGCCTCCTAGCCCGCACGGCCCCGGCGTTCGTACAGACTCGCCTGCTGCTACTGCCCGTTCTACCAGGTCCAGCTCTTT GCCCGGAGCATCGCAAACGGTTACCCACAAGACAGGCATTTCGATTGCTGCATTGGATATCTCTCCGCAACGGACACATGCAGTGATTGGAGGAAAAGAGATTCTGAAAACGATCCGCGTTCTGCCTGATCATTCGTCAGAAGAGTTCAACTTGCGCAATGCTATCATCAGCTATTCCTCAACCCACCATGCTGCCGGCGGTCTCTCCGCGCGGCACAAGGACCAGCTGACGGTGAAGGACGTGAAATGGTCACATGGACTCTACGATCAGATCATCGCCACCGCGGTGGCCAATGGCCGCATCGTCGTTTATGATCTACATCGAACCGGCCTGGAATATTGCAGGTTTCAGGGTCACAGCCGCCAGGTTCATCGGCTAGCCTTCAATCCACACCAGCCAGCATGGCTCCTTTCTGGCAGCCAGGATGCCCACGTTCGGATGTGGGATTTGCGTTCTGTAGCAGCAGACCGTGGTGTCTCGGTGTGCGGTAGCAGGGAGAATTTTAACGGAAATAGTGATGCTGTCCGTGATATAAGGTGGTCTCCAATCGATGGGGTCATGTTTGCCGCGGCCACCGATAGCGGTGCGATTCAGCTGTGGGACATCCGCAAATCGAATAGTCCCGTTATGCGGATTACTGCTCACGATAGGCCATGCTATTCAGTAGATTGGCATCCTGACGGGAAGCACATTGTTAGTGGTGGTACGGATAGGCAAGTTAAGGTCTGGGACTTCTCAGCGGGCGCCGAACGCAGGCAGAAACCTACATTTCAATTCCGGACTCCTCAAGCGGTTCTCAATGTTCGCTGGCGTCCGCCTTCATGGTCTAGCGAGATAGACGGCTCTGGCGATTGGCAGTCATCACAAGTAGTGACCTCATATGATAAGGAAGACCCGCGGGTTCATCTATGGGATTTTCGTCGGCCTCATATCCCCTTTCGAGAATTCGACCGATATGATTCCACCGCTACCGATTTACTTTGGCATTCTAAGGACCTTCTCTGGACTGCAGGTGACGGTGGTGTATTTACTCAGACCGACATCCGTTATGCCCCCCAAGTGGTCAATCGACGCCCTACCTGCGCAGTGGCCTGGAGCCCTAGCGGCGAGGTTATTGCTTTCGCCCAGAAGCGTCCCAGGAGGAGTATCTTGGGCCTAAGCACAAATGAGTTTATTGGACAacctgaagaagaggacaCCAGTGGCGAGACCCTAAGCCAGAGCCCCCCTGAGGAGGCAGTCGTTGATGAGCCCTTGTTTGCTTCTATTCGGCCTCGCCATAGTAAGTCTAGTAGTATTCGTACAACCAAGTCACTTGGCAGTacaccaccaacagccaCGGATCTCATCCCGATACTCCCGCTCGAGAGACTGCTCTCGAAGGATACGCCCTCGACCCTGTGCCAAAGGGGAATGGTGGTGAACATCACAGGAGCCACGATGGATCAAGGGACATTTCAGTATCTTGCTCGCCAGTATTCCCCTCTCCTTCCAAGCAAGCTCAGTGGCATACATACAAACCATTTGCAGTCATTTTTGGATTCACTCAACCACAATGCCCAATGTGCCGAAGAGATTTTACTGTTCCAATTAGCCCAGACCTGGCGCATAGTGGAATATGCTATCGTGCAGGAGCTTCAAGCACGGGAAATGGAGCAGCGGCAAGCACCAGAAAAGGGAACTCGCACtgtcaaaaagaaaacttCCTTGGATGATCCAGTTGTCGAAAAGGTGCGGAATCCAGAGGACATGAGACatgagaaaatgaagactCGCTTCTTCAAGGGGGTGATGGAGAATGAAGCTCCAAAACATCCAGTCTCGGATATCGAGAGCGCTTCGAACATGACAACGCCGCTTGCTCAACCTTTGCCAGATTCCCCACCCGATTCGTATGACAACTCCAGTTCCCAGTTCACATCTTTGGACGATGCTAGGGACATTCAACCACTGCCGCCGTCTGTCTTAAGCTCAAACCAGGGTACTATGGCTTCAAATGACTGGTCTTCCATGTCGGATATTGATTCTCGATCTATTCGTCAACTCCAACATCGAGAATCTAATGCTAGTGAATCTAATGCCAGTGAAAATGTGCCCATGCCACCTGATAGTCCGCCAACTGGCCGACGTGACTCCGTTCCCATCGAAGTCGAGGAGGAACAGAGGTCTGCCCCATTGGCAATTGCCGGTAGAGCAGATTGGCATAATCGCGGTCGGCCTCGGCTCACAAAACAGGTCTCGGACGTGGACGAATTCGATCAGAAAATGGAGGATAAACGGGCTGCCATCCGAGACTACAAGATATTTCCGAAAAAGCCCCTTTCATTTGAAACGCACGCCGGGTCTGCTACTAAACCCGCTTTCTATCGGCACGAATCCACAGAAAGTTTTCCAATGTTTTCTGCGTCAACCGCAAGTTCAAATCCTTCCAAGTCGCCAGCGACATCATTCACATCGGACGCTAGATTGTATGATGCACATGAAGGGCTCCCTAGAAATAACACAATTCTAAGGACCCATAGTGATTCACTTATTACCTCTAACTCCATACCGGAAGAAGAGTTCGAGAGCAAGGAATCATTTGCGGAAAGCCTCAATGGTCATCACCATATTCATCTTGACAGGCCATCTACGCCTCCTCCACTTTTAAAGGAATCGACCCCTTTGAAGGCTCCAAGtcaagaagatgaggacgtCGCTATTCGGCCAGCAACAAATGGAGATACCTCAACCCACGCTGACTCTGAAACTCCGAACGATCTTCCCTGTATCTCCATTCCAGTACTCTCTAATCAAACCGATAATAACCCGTGGAGCGCGGAAATGCTGCTGAGGGAGGCGATACGACATTTTCACAGTAGTACCGATGTTGATGTCCAGTCTGCTGCCCACCTACTTCAAAAGCTGCGTGTCCTATTCGAGGACTGCGAGAATGTCCTACCGCATGCGGAGAGCGAGGCCATATTCAAGATATACAATGAAAACCTCATCCGTCAGTCCATGTACATCGAAGCAGCCGAACTTCGTTTGCTCTGCGAGCCATCCTATCCCTCGGTCTATGAATATGCTCAGGGAGACACCTACATGAATGTGTTCTGCTTCACATGCAAAAGGCCATATGAAAACCCCAAGACAGACAATACTCGGTGCCACCGTTGCAGTACTCCGCAGGAGCCTTGCACCATTTGCATGAGTCTCAGCCCGCCACCAGAATGGGTTGCGGAGCAGAGTGCATTGCCCCTTGACGCACGCTTTGGCCTAGGTTCGGGCCTCGCGCCTAAcatctcctcgccatcttatTATTCGCCCAAAACCGAGCCCATTCCTTCCGAAATAGGGGACCTTGACGGAACACCTTTGGAGTCCTATGAGCGCCCCCGGCCCAAGGGAACCACCCTCTGGTCTTGGTGCCAGGGCTGCGGTCACGGCGGCCATCTAGCCTGTATAAGCACATGGCTAAAAGACATCGACGTAAGTGAAGGCGGCTGCGCAACCCCCGGTTGCATGCACGACTGCGCCCCGGGGCCCCGCCGTGAACACAATCGCCGAATCCTGCTCGAAGAATCCAAGAAGCGCGACACAGCTAGCCGAAAGGCCGGCGTTGGCTTCGTTAAACGCGACACCTGGGCCAAGGGCGAGAGCAAAGCCGTCGAAAAGGTCCGCGGCATGTTAAGCGTTGGTGCCTCTGCTGGAAGTGCGTCTACGGCGACCACTGCGACAACCAGCGTCGCGCCCAGTGCAACGTCATCGAATCTGATGTCGTCCCCTAAGAAAGTGCGTCTGGTTACGCCTAGTGAGCAGGGAAAGCCGCCTAAAACTAGCTCTACGCGTACTAGTTTTGGTTAA